CGGTTGTTATTCTGCCCGAGGGAACCCAGAGGTACGTTGGAAGGGACGCCCAGAGGCTCAACATTCTGGCCGCTAGGATAGTCGCCGAGACCATCAGGACCACCCTCGGTCCGAAGGGTATGGACAAGATGCTCGTCGACAGCCTCGGCGACATCGTCATCACCAACGACGGTGCCACCATCCTCGACGAGATGGACATCCAGCACCCTGCTGCTAAGATGATGGTTGAGGTCGCCAAGACCCAGGACAAGGAGGCTGGCGATGGAACCACCACTGCCGTTGTCATCGCTGGTGAGCTCCTCAGGAAGGCCGAGGAGCTCATCGA
Above is a window of Thermococcus sp. CX2 DNA encoding:
- a CDS encoding TCP-1/cpn60 chaperonin family protein produces the protein VVILPEGTQRYVGRDAQRLNILAARIVAETIRTTLGPKGMDKMLVDSLGDIVITNDGATILDEMDIQHPAAKMMVEVAKTQDKEAGDGTTTAVVIAGELLRKAEELI